AGATTTGTCtgaaattataaaataaaataaaaaccaaGGTTCTCAGGTAATACAAAACGATGCAAAGATATGAAATCCAACATACCGGTACAAGGAGAATAGCCGTTGCAGCAGGAGGAAAAACAAGCCGTAGACCATCCATGGGATGTTTATGATGACAGCCATGAAGAAGATAATGAATGGTGTTTCCCCTGTAACAAAACATGAGTTTAAGCACATACAAATAAAGAACCTGAAGCAGAGGGAAACGTCAAGCACAAGAAGTGCAGATATGATACATTCCCTTCTCAGGTTACCAAGAAAAGAACAGTAACAACACTCACCAATAGCTTGTTGTATGGATGTGGAAAAGAAAACGGTGAAGAGTGTATTCCAGCAATGTCCAGATGAAAATGCCAAAAGCCACCATCAGTGCCACCCCTGGAACAGTATTACCCATACGGATAGATATGGAGATGCTATAGCACACAACTGGAAGCCATATGGTTGGAATTGCCCACCAAACTGTGCGAGTCAGAAACTGTTTCACAAATAAAAAGTATCAATACCTTGTGTACATAGCGAGATTATGAGAAAATGAATTATCTTACGTGGGGTGGGGTATTTGTGTGGGATGCACTCTAGCAAGTTTTATATCAATCATGTCTGTAAGACATGTATGGCAAATGGAAAATTCAAGCTAATAAAGATAATGAAAATTCTAACTGTAACAATACCTCCCaaaaatcactttcaaaaaatcgAGGACCTTCCTTGCTGACAATGGGCTGGTGAACCCACTCTTGATAAGCTTCTCCAAGGTGGCCAACCTGAGAGCCCATTTGAGAAGTCAAAACATACAAGTGGTAATAAGATAGTTTATTTACTAATTTCAGTCAGGAATAGAGGGGGTTGGGCCAAGGAAACTGTTAGACATGACAAAGAAGACTTGCAAAAACTTTatcgaacaaaaaaaaaaaaaagaggaagaagaaaaagagctTGCAACAGTTAAACCATAAATAGTTTCCCATCTGAAAGATCATGAGAAGGAAATACATCACCACATTTTATCCCTTTCTACCTCTTTTCTgctattctttttttattttctgaCTACTAGGACAAGTAGAACAAAGAAATGCCATATGGAGCTCAATAATCACAAAGAGTGAAATAAAACGAAATGATAAGGCAAATGTCTCTGGTAATTCATACTGGGATAATCTATTAACATGATGAAAAACCCTGATGATTGGCAGCAAAGAAGATAAAGGGAAAAGATAAACCTTAAAGACACGTGTGCAGATCTAAATAAAAGATACATCCTCCATCTCAAAAAGAATAACAAAGTTTTGAGTACGAGGGTCACATGTTCTACTTTTCGGCAGACATTCTTAAATTAATGAGAGTGGAAGAAAGTATTAGAGTAATGACTAAAAAGTGAGTATCATAGAGAAAGCATCCCAGAGTTCAAAAGCTAAATAGTTAATGAGTTTGAAGTTTTTACAATTGTAAAAATAATGTATAGAATAATATCATTAGTAGAAGGACATCGAACACTTTGAAACATCCCAAATGGAAAGAGTGTCATGTAATTTGGAGTGACTGGAGTactatacaacaacaactactactacaCCTCAATCCCAAGCAAGTTGGGGACTTGGAATCGGCTATATGAATCTTTATTAACCATGCTGCTTTAACAAAGTTCATCCTAGACCCATATTATACAATGATAAATACAATAATAATAAATAGAAGTTTCTATATTTCATAGTGGAATATAGATCTCAAATTGGACTAAAAGACACCGAGAAAGCATAAGACCTAGAGTAAACATACTAATATGGCTAAAACATAGTCCCAACTATTGGTAGCTATAAATTACAAtctttttataattatttttaaaaaaaaaaaaagaagaaaatgcatTAAAAACCCGTTGACTTGCCAAATGGTAATGGTATCACATAAAATGGGATGGAAGAAAAAATCTGAGGTGTAGACGGTAGAGCTTTACCTGGTATACAAGTGGTTTATCTAAATCCACAATGAAGCCCTGTGCAACCATCCTGGAACTCAGGCTCAGCAGCTAATTGATAGATATAACAAAGGAAACAGAAAGTAGTCAGAACGCTGTAAAGATATGGTTCTACTTCTACATGATATTTCGTAAAAGTTCAAGAGCACCTATTGAGATGAGAATAGTTCcaataaagaaaatagaagacAGATCATATAGCCATCCAGAAGGTGCCATTTGGCGATTCTATCTACTTCTTATCAATACAGTATTACATTTTAAAAATTTTACTCGCAATACAACTCGGCACTTGGTGAGAAATTCTATTTCTTTGGGCGCTTAAGTTAATCTAACTAAGTAGCTGCTTGATTGACTATGAACGGTGAACAAGATTTCATGTCATATTTACTTCAGTATGCTCTGGGAGAACTATTAACTCAAAAAACATGGCTTGGCCTACTTCATTGCAACTTGTTTTCAAGGGAAATTCTGGCAAACTTGCAAGCATGCATATCTATGTTTTTTAAAGAGATAAGTGTATTAGACCAAGAAAAAACGATACTAAAGGTAATAGTAAGAATCAAGAAAAAACAAGTGATAAGTCTCATATAGTCATATGATTGTTTAGCATGTGACCTATCCCAAGTAGCTACCTCCTAACTTAAAGGTCACATTTTGACAAGGAAAGCGTCAAGAGTAAGAGTGGAGAGTTTATTATGTCTAAACATGCGTTCCacaagtaaaagtaaaagtaAATTGCTCCCACTAGATTGAAGTTTTACAAACATAAGATTGGAAAATCAAGAAACTTAAAGGGGAAAATGAGGAAATTATTAGTTACCGAGAAATAGACAAACAATGGCAAAAACGGTGCAACTCCACTTGTTTCTTTTCAGTTCTTAACTACTAGTAATATCTTTTAAATGGCTTACGTGAACAGGTCTTATTTATCAAGTCGGGGTCTCATTCAAAGGAAACAACGGTAAGAACATCAGAGAGCCAAAAATTGCAAATAAACAAGCCAGAAAGACGAAGATTTTAGAAGGTATCAAAAGCACAATGGAATCTCTAGAAAAATTCCCTCAAGCACACAACAAAGATTTTCAAAACATTCAAGTTTATAGAAGAATGCATCAAATTTTCTGTTAGATTTAAGAACGCTAATCCAGTATATCAGTGTTAGCATGATTATCAGATTGCAATAAAAGATATACTTGGAAATAATCTCCTATGGAAAAAATAAGATGAATGTATCAAGAAGCTAAATATACTTGCTGACTTCTGCTAGTTAGTACTTTTCACAGGCGAAGGAGATTCATGCATTCTCCAATTACCTTCAAATTGTCATTTTTATGTTCTTTCGACCCAAAAAGGATAACAAAAAAGAAAATGTAATTGAATTGTTAAATCACACAGTATAATTGGTAGTGTTAGAACCCCCCAAGTCATAAATTGTGCAAAAGCAACTTGCTTAAAACCAAATACTTGGATCAATCATGAAATTTATAAGCCTTTACTTCTACAAGTAAAAAATCATGAATTATATCAGAAGCATAGGTTATGGAGACTGGTAAGCTTGTAAGTATGCTTTATGTCAATTAAGTTCAGCTAAATATACAAAGTCAGGCCACTAGGCCAGCATA
Above is a genomic segment from Lycium barbarum isolate Lr01 chromosome 12, ASM1917538v2, whole genome shotgun sequence containing:
- the LOC132621470 gene encoding dihydroceramide fatty acyl 2-hydroxylase FAH2-like, producing the protein MVAQGFIVDLDKPLVYQVGHLGEAYQEWVHQPIVSKEGPRFFESDFWEFLTRTVWWAIPTIWLPVVCYSISISIRMGNTVPGVALMVAFGIFIWTLLEYTLHRFLFHIHTTSYWGNTIHYLLHGCHHKHPMDGLRLVFPPAATAILLVPFWNLIKFLATPSTAPALFGGGLLGYVMYDVTHYYLHHGQPTIEVPKSLKKYHLNHHFRIQNKGFGITSSFWDKVFGTLPQTKSAKNR